A stretch of the Mycoplasmoides genitalium G37 genome encodes the following:
- the tig gene encoding trigger factor, producing MKLYKVLNSKTTDKSLCLEVEIDPNYWQATQKKLVGEMAKSIKIKGFRPGKIPPNLASQSINKAELMQKSAQNVMNSIYESVQQEEIVASNDNVIDDYPTIDFKTITEQNCVLLFYFDLIPNFQLPDYKKIKDLTPLTKLTEAEFNNEIEKLAKTKSTMVDVSDKKLANGDIAIIDFTGIVDNKKLASASAQNYELTIGSNSFIKGFETGLIAMKVNQKKTLALTFPSDYHVKELQSKPVTFEVVLKAIKKLEFTPMDETNFKSFLPEQFQSFTSLKAFKSYFHKLMENKKQETILQENNQKIRQFLLTNTKLPFLPEALIKLEANRLLKLQQSQAEQYKIPFEKLLSASNITLTELQDRNIKEAKENVTFALVMKKIADIEKIKVDNNKIKAEIENVIAVEYPFASDEMKKQLFFNMEQQKEFVESIIINRLTTTKIVSYSTH from the coding sequence ATGAAGTTATACAAAGTTCTTAACAGTAAAACAACTGATAAAAGTCTTTGTTTGGAAGTTGAGATTGATCCAAATTACTGACAAGCTACCCAAAAAAAACTAGTAGGTGAAATGGCTAAATCGATAAAAATTAAGGGTTTTCGTCCCGGTAAAATCCCCCCTAATTTAGCCAGTCAGTCGATTAATAAAGCTGAATTAATGCAAAAAAGTGCCCAAAACGTCATGAACAGTATTTATGAATCAGTTCAACAAGAAGAGATCGTTGCTAGTAATGATAATGTCATTGATGATTATCCTACCATTGATTTCAAAACGATCACTGAACAAAACTGTGTACTTTTGTTTTACTTTGATCTGATCCCTAACTTTCAACTCCCTGATTACAAAAAGATAAAAGATTTAACACCACTTACCAAGTTAACTGAAGCTGAATTTAACAACGAAATTGAAAAGCTGGCAAAAACTAAAAGCACAATGGTAGATGTTAGTGATAAAAAACTAGCTAATGGTGATATTGCTATCATTGATTTCACTGGGATAGTTGATAACAAAAAACTAGCATCAGCTTCAGCACAAAACTATGAATTGACAATTGGTTCAAATAGCTTTATTAAGGGTTTTGAAACCGGGTTAATAGCAATGAAAGTTAACCAGAAAAAAACTTTAGCACTAACTTTTCCTAGTGATTATCATGTTAAGGAGTTGCAATCAAAACCAGTTACATTTGAAGTAGTTTTAAAAGCAATTAAAAAACTGGAATTCACCCCAATGGATGAAACTAATTTCAAATCCTTTCTCCCTGAACAATTCCAAAGCTTTACTTCTCTAAAGGCATTTAAGAGTTATTTTCATAAGCTAATGGAAAACAAAAAACAAGAGACAATTCTCCAGGAGAATAACCAAAAAATTCGTCAGTTCTTACTTACTAATACCAAACTTCCTTTTCTTCCAGAAGCGTTAATTAAACTAGAAGCTAACCGCTTGTTAAAGCTCCAGCAAAGCCAAGCTGAACAATATAAAATCCCCTTTGAAAAACTCTTAAGTGCTTCTAATATCACCCTAACAGAGTTACAAGATCGCAACATAAAAGAAGCTAAGGAAAATGTTACCTTTGCTTTGGTAATGAAAAAGATAGCTGACATTGAAAAGATTAAGGTTGATAATAACAAGATTAAAGCTGAAATTGAAAATGTTATTGCTGTTGAATATCCCTTTGCTAGTGATGAAATGAAAAAACAACTCTTTTTTAATATGGAACAACAAAAGGAGTTTGTGGAATCAATTATCATCAACAGATTAACAACAACTAAAATCGTTAGCTATTCAACTCATTAG
- a CDS encoding Fur family transcriptional regulator yields the protein MLTSYVKVLEQNNLRLTKPRIALLKCLIEHQDWHNLSQIKTHLDLANQPSTLASIYNNLRILAKLKLINIFVDPERFETYYCLRHAEHNHIYLFDEVKQQFFTLPLTDGQIKTLLETQNHTSKVKLNDFYIVARGEINND from the coding sequence ATGCTAACTAGTTATGTGAAGGTATTAGAACAAAACAATCTGCGCTTAACAAAACCGCGGATTGCTTTATTAAAGTGTTTAATTGAACACCAAGATTGGCATAATCTCTCCCAAATTAAAACCCACCTTGATTTAGCCAATCAACCCTCAACACTCGCTTCTATCTACAACAACTTAAGAATCCTAGCTAAACTTAAACTGATTAACATCTTTGTAGATCCAGAGCGGTTTGAAACTTACTATTGCCTGCGCCATGCAGAGCATAACCATATCTATCTTTTTGATGAAGTTAAACAGCAGTTTTTTACCTTACCTTTAACAGATGGCCAAATTAAAACATTGCTTGAAACCCAAAACCATACCAGTAAGGTAAAGCTTAATGATTTTTATATTGTTGCTAGGGGTGAGATAAACAATGATTAA
- the rplU gene encoding 50S ribosomal protein L21, with amino-acid sequence MHAIVVCGAKQYLVHENESIFVEKLAGKVGQEIQLDKVLMLDEKIGKPYLEKAKVVCVIEKHGLKSKIKLIKHISQKHHLKRYGHRQPYTKLKVVRFIHD; translated from the coding sequence ATGCATGCTATTGTGGTTTGTGGTGCTAAGCAGTATTTAGTCCATGAAAACGAGTCTATTTTTGTTGAAAAATTAGCTGGTAAAGTTGGTCAGGAGATCCAACTTGATAAGGTATTGATGCTTGATGAAAAGATAGGCAAACCTTACCTTGAAAAAGCTAAGGTTGTTTGTGTGATTGAAAAACACGGTTTAAAATCGAAAATTAAACTAATTAAACACATCTCCCAAAAACACCACCTCAAGCGTTATGGCCACCGTCAACCCTACACCAAACTAAAAGTGGTACGCTTTATCCATGATTAA
- a CDS encoding ribosomal-processing cysteine protease Prp, whose translation MIKINISQNFLVAKGHALFAEKGKDIVCAAISGIIFGGVAWFEPDKIEFTENKLVPSIALKLIDPTPNVAVAFSVITVQLKAIANSYPNHIVINEESYE comes from the coding sequence ATGATTAAGATTAATATCTCCCAAAACTTTCTAGTTGCAAAAGGTCATGCTTTGTTTGCTGAGAAGGGTAAGGACATAGTTTGTGCTGCAATTAGTGGAATTATCTTTGGGGGGGTGGCTTGGTTTGAACCTGATAAGATTGAATTTACTGAAAATAAATTAGTACCTAGTATAGCACTGAAACTCATTGACCCAACCCCTAATGTAGCAGTTGCTTTTAGTGTTATTACAGTACAATTAAAAGCAATAGCCAATTCCTATCCTAATCACATAGTTATCAATGAAGAGAGTTATGAGTAA
- the nrdE gene encoding class 1b ribonucleoside-diphosphate reductase subunit alpha, protein MTSKEKIPTFNTEEDVESYISFNAQAKIYDDFAIDLQAVESYIQEHVKPKTKVFHSTKERLDFLIKNDYYDEKIINMYSFEQFEEITHKAYSYRFRYANFMGAFKFYNAYALKTFDGKYYLENYEDRVVMNVLMLANGNFNKALKLLKQIILNRFQPATPTFLNAGRKKRGEFVSCYLLRIEDNMESIGRAITTTLQLSKRDGGVALLLSNLREAGAPIKKIENQSSGIIPIMKLLEDSFSYSNQLGQRQGAGAVYLHCHHPDVMQFLDTKRENADEKIRIKSLSLGLVIPDITFQLAKNNEMMALFSPYDIYQEYGKALSDISVTEMYYELLENQRIKKTFISARKFFQTIAELHFESGYPYILFDDTVNRRNAHKNRIVMSNLCSEIVQPSLPSEFYSDLTFKKVGSDISCNLGSLNIARAMESGSELAELIQLAIESLDLVSRISSLETAPSIKKGNSENHALGLGAMNLHGFLATNAIYYDSKEAVDFTNIFFYTVAYHAFSASNKLALELGKFKDFENTKFADGSYFDKYTKVASDFWTCKTEKVQALFDKYQVKIPTQENWKQLVASIQKDGLANSHLMAIAPTGSISYLSSCTPSLQPVVSPVEVRKEGKLGRIYVPAYKLDNDNYQYFKDGAYELGFEPIINIVAAAQQHVDQAISLTLFMTDKATTRDLNKAYIYAFKKGCSSIYYVRVRQDVLKDSEDHTIKIKDCEVCSI, encoded by the coding sequence ATGACATCCAAAGAAAAAATCCCTACTTTTAATACTGAAGAAGATGTTGAAAGTTACATTTCTTTTAATGCCCAAGCCAAAATCTATGATGATTTTGCAATCGATTTACAAGCAGTTGAAAGCTATATTCAAGAGCATGTAAAACCCAAAACTAAGGTCTTTCATTCCACCAAAGAACGCCTTGATTTTCTGATTAAGAACGATTATTATGATGAGAAGATCATCAACATGTACAGTTTTGAACAGTTTGAAGAGATCACCCATAAAGCATATTCATACCGCTTTCGTTATGCTAACTTCATGGGAGCATTTAAGTTCTATAATGCCTATGCTTTAAAGACATTTGATGGTAAGTACTACTTGGAAAACTATGAGGATAGGGTGGTGATGAATGTATTGATGTTAGCTAATGGTAACTTCAATAAGGCATTAAAACTCTTAAAACAGATTATCCTTAACCGTTTTCAACCAGCAACCCCTACCTTTCTTAATGCTGGTAGAAAGAAACGTGGTGAATTTGTTTCATGTTACCTGTTAAGGATTGAAGATAACATGGAATCAATAGGTAGAGCGATAACAACTACACTACAACTATCAAAACGTGATGGGGGAGTAGCACTTTTGCTTTCCAACTTACGTGAAGCGGGAGCGCCCATCAAAAAGATAGAAAACCAATCATCAGGGATTATCCCAATTATGAAATTGTTAGAGGACTCTTTTTCCTATTCCAACCAACTTGGACAAAGACAAGGAGCGGGAGCGGTGTATCTCCATTGTCACCATCCTGATGTTATGCAGTTTTTAGATACTAAAAGGGAAAATGCTGATGAGAAGATCAGAATTAAATCACTCTCCTTAGGACTTGTGATTCCAGATATCACCTTCCAATTAGCAAAAAATAACGAGATGATGGCACTTTTCAGTCCATATGATATCTATCAGGAGTATGGTAAGGCTTTATCTGATATCTCAGTAACTGAGATGTATTATGAATTGCTTGAAAACCAACGCATTAAAAAGACCTTTATTAGTGCTAGAAAGTTCTTTCAAACAATTGCTGAACTCCACTTTGAAAGTGGTTATCCCTACATCTTGTTTGATGATACAGTTAACAGGAGAAATGCCCACAAAAACAGGATAGTAATGTCTAACCTTTGCAGTGAAATTGTCCAACCATCTTTACCTTCTGAATTCTATTCAGACCTTACTTTTAAAAAGGTAGGTAGTGATATTAGCTGTAACTTGGGGAGTTTAAATATTGCTAGAGCAATGGAAAGTGGTAGTGAGTTAGCTGAATTGATTCAACTAGCAATTGAATCACTGGATTTAGTGTCAAGGATCAGTAGTTTAGAAACCGCTCCTTCCATTAAAAAAGGTAATTCAGAAAACCATGCGTTGGGATTAGGAGCGATGAACTTACATGGATTTTTAGCAACAAATGCTATCTATTATGATTCAAAGGAAGCGGTTGATTTTACTAACATCTTTTTTTATACAGTAGCATACCATGCGTTTAGTGCTTCCAATAAATTAGCATTGGAACTAGGTAAATTTAAAGACTTTGAAAATACTAAATTTGCTGATGGTAGTTACTTTGATAAGTACACTAAGGTAGCTAGTGACTTTTGAACATGTAAAACAGAAAAAGTTCAAGCCCTTTTTGATAAATACCAAGTAAAAATTCCAACTCAGGAAAATTGGAAGCAATTGGTAGCAAGTATCCAAAAAGATGGACTTGCAAACTCCCATTTAATGGCTATTGCCCCAACTGGATCTATCTCATATCTCTCTTCATGTACCCCTTCACTTCAACCAGTAGTATCTCCTGTTGAAGTGAGAAAAGAAGGGAAGTTAGGACGGATTTATGTCCCTGCTTATAAGCTTGATAATGATAACTATCAGTACTTTAAAGATGGTGCTTATGAACTGGGCTTTGAACCTATTATTAACATAGTAGCAGCAGCCCAACAACATGTTGATCAAGCAATCTCTTTAACCTTGTTTATGACTGATAAAGCTACCACCAGAGATCTCAATAAAGCTTATATTTATGCTTTTAAAAAGGGTTGTAGTTCTATCTATTATGTCAGAGTAAGACAAGATGTTTTAAAAGATAGTGAAGATCACACTATTAAAATCAAGGATTGTGAGGTTTGTTCTATCTAA
- a CDS encoding DUF3196 family protein yields MINKPNQFLNHLDGLKQHFSDYDSLQKSFKKYLSENQTELNNFFFNQFEKIIVLVKKKEFKTAQERCEEELATPYFSKPLVGFFQSLLQLINHDLIEQKNQQLANMSCEKIVEMVLSDYPNKLNLIHYLLAKEASFVNPNLLQRMTFVLTDLELLELKRFSFFKALNQIPAFKNHKVTYFNSKLKQKFVITLGEFAFPQTDKTKQFFQQLIKKVSQLFLKEPVSCEFAYEIIDALLVSFFPLHPNLEVNHLAKKIHQYVSKIVINEVVDLKDPTTKLIVDTLYEQLDRAIGEEN; encoded by the coding sequence ATGATTAACAAACCAAACCAATTTTTAAACCACCTTGATGGCTTAAAGCAACATTTTTCTGATTATGATTCACTACAAAAATCCTTTAAGAAATATCTATCAGAAAATCAAACTGAACTTAACAATTTCTTTTTTAACCAGTTTGAAAAGATCATTGTTCTGGTCAAAAAAAAGGAGTTTAAAACTGCTCAAGAGAGGTGTGAAGAGGAGTTAGCTACCCCTTATTTTTCAAAGCCATTGGTTGGTTTTTTCCAATCACTATTACAACTAATTAACCATGATCTCATCGAACAGAAAAACCAACAGTTAGCTAACATGAGTTGTGAAAAAATTGTGGAGATGGTGTTAAGTGATTACCCCAATAAACTTAACTTAATCCACTATTTGTTAGCAAAAGAAGCGAGTTTTGTAAACCCTAACCTTTTACAGCGGATGACTTTTGTGTTAACTGATCTTGAACTGTTAGAGTTAAAGCGTTTCTCTTTTTTTAAAGCCCTTAACCAGATACCTGCTTTTAAAAACCACAAAGTAACATACTTTAACAGCAAACTCAAACAGAAGTTTGTAATAACATTAGGTGAATTTGCTTTCCCCCAAACTGATAAAACCAAACAGTTTTTCCAACAACTAATTAAAAAAGTAAGTCAACTGTTTTTAAAAGAACCTGTTAGTTGTGAATTTGCTTATGAAATTATTGATGCATTACTCGTCAGTTTTTTTCCACTCCATCCTAATTTAGAAGTAAACCACTTAGCTAAAAAGATCCACCAGTATGTTAGTAAGATTGTCATTAATGAAGTTGTTGATCTGAAAGATCCAACCACTAAACTAATTGTTGATACACTTTATGAACAGTTAGATAGAGCAATTGGTGAGGAAAATTAA
- the rpmA gene encoding 50S ribosomal protein L27: MSKNSYCYQINLQFFASKKGVGSTKNGRDSHSKRLGAKKADGQMIRVGQIIYRQRGTKIFAGQNVAMGSDNTLFALSDGIVRFQKFGSKQSKTRVNIIKHQLNA; the protein is encoded by the coding sequence ATGAGTAAAAACAGTTACTGCTACCAAATTAACTTACAGTTTTTCGCTTCCAAAAAAGGGGTTGGTTCCACTAAGAATGGACGTGATTCACATTCTAAGCGCTTGGGCGCTAAGAAGGCAGATGGTCAGATGATTAGAGTTGGTCAGATTATCTATAGACAAAGGGGAACTAAGATCTTTGCAGGACAAAATGTTGCAATGGGTAGTGATAACACCCTCTTTGCTTTGAGCGATGGCATTGTCCGCTTTCAAAAGTTTGGTAGTAAACAAAGCAAAACCCGGGTTAACATCATCAAACACCAACTAAATGCCTAA
- a CDS encoding deoxyribonuclease IV — MPKLLGSFISFKAPNYFVQSAQDAIAIDATALMVFLGPPHSAYRVPFNKMQFSLGYELLKTKNINSNGLVVHAPYIINCASKDPLKQQNAISVLTNEIQLCNLAGAHYLVLHPGSAVAQTTNEALDNLVKVLNQVINKTKTTVICLETMAGKGNEIGRDLTELKYVIDRIVDKDRIGVCLDTCHFHDSGIDFSDLTGVFNTITTKLGFEFLKVIHLNESKNNCGSKKDRHANINAGMIGFENLMKFISHPQIKDLPIILETPSTSLNYPTIYREEISQIRSWFKTYQPDAN; from the coding sequence ATGCCTAAGCTACTGGGTAGCTTTATTAGCTTTAAAGCCCCCAATTACTTTGTTCAAAGTGCTCAGGATGCAATTGCTATTGATGCAACTGCTCTAATGGTATTTTTAGGTCCACCCCATTCTGCTTACCGTGTTCCTTTTAACAAGATGCAGTTTAGTTTGGGCTATGAGTTGTTAAAAACAAAGAATATTAATAGTAATGGTTTGGTTGTTCATGCTCCATATATCATTAACTGTGCATCAAAAGACCCACTAAAACAGCAGAATGCTATCAGTGTTTTAACCAATGAGATTCAGCTTTGTAACTTGGCTGGTGCTCACTATTTAGTTTTGCATCCAGGTTCTGCAGTAGCCCAAACAACCAACGAAGCATTAGATAACCTGGTTAAAGTACTCAATCAAGTTATCAATAAAACCAAAACAACAGTTATTTGCCTTGAAACAATGGCTGGTAAGGGTAATGAGATAGGCAGAGACTTAACTGAGTTGAAATATGTTATTGACAGGATCGTTGATAAAGATAGGATCGGGGTTTGTCTTGATACCTGTCACTTCCATGATAGTGGGATTGACTTTAGTGATCTAACTGGTGTTTTTAACACCATTACAACTAAACTTGGTTTTGAGTTTCTCAAAGTAATCCATTTAAATGAATCTAAAAATAATTGTGGTTCTAAAAAAGATAGGCATGCTAATATCAATGCTGGGATGATTGGTTTTGAGAACTTAATGAAGTTCATTAGTCACCCCCAAATTAAGGATTTACCTATTATCTTAGAAACCCCTTCAACTAGTTTAAACTACCCAACTATTTACCGTGAAGAGATTAGTCAAATCCGCAGCTGATTTAAAACTTACCAACCAGATGCTAACTAG